A window of Nicotiana tabacum cultivar K326 chromosome 24, ASM71507v2, whole genome shotgun sequence contains these coding sequences:
- the LOC107803056 gene encoding cyclin-dependent protein kinase inhibitor SMR6-like, whose amino-acid sequence MGFSKKPTSHHPMDGNIKESETKGWIIAGITLRSPLKPIFTTKNKNKHVEEKEEEEFSTTPTYEESRLSSLTCPPAPKKRKTSSRCNYNGHVRELFHPPLDLETVFIRRVEF is encoded by the coding sequence ATGGGATTTTCCAAAAAGCCAACTAGTCATCATCCAATGGATGGAAATATTAAAGAGTCAGAAACCAAAGGATGGATCATTGCAGGAATTACATTAAGGAGTCCATTGAAGCCCATATTCACAACCAAGAATAAGAACAAACatgttgaagaaaaagaagaagaagagttttCGACTACTCCAACGTACGAAGAATCTAGGTTATCATCTTTAACATGTCCACCTGCTCCTAAGAAGAGAAAAACATCTTCAAGGTGTAACTATAATGGTCATGTTAGGGAGTTGTTTCACCCCCCACTAGACTTGGAAACTGTTTTTATACGCAGAGTTGAATTTTGA